One window of Aspergillus oryzae RIB40 DNA, chromosome 3 genomic DNA carries:
- a CDS encoding lysophospholipase family protein (lysophospholipase) — protein MKPTTAAIALAGLLSGVTAAPGPHGERIERIDRTVLERALPNAPDGYVPSNVSCPANRPTVRSASSGLSSNETSWLKTRREKTQSAMKDFFNHVTIKDFDAVQYLDNHSSNTSNLPNIGIAVSGGGYRALMNGAGAIKAFDSRTENSTATGQLGGLLQSATYLAGLSGGGWLVGSIYINNFTTISALQTHEDGAVWQFQNSIFEGPDGDSIQILDSATYYKHVYDAVQDKKDAGYETSITDYWGRALSYQLINATDGGPSYTWSSIALTDTFKQADMPMPLLVADGRYPDELVVSSNATVYEFNPWEFGTFDPTVYGFVPLEYVGSKFDGGSIPDNETCVRGFDNAGFVMGTSSSLFNQFFLQVNSTSLPDFLKTAFSDILAKIGEEDEDIAVYAPNPFYNWAPESSPAAHQQELDMVDGGEDLQNIPLHPLIQPERHVDVIFAVDSSADTTYSWPNGTALVATYERSLNSTGIANGTSFPAIPDQNTFVNNGLNTRPTFFGCNSTNTTGPTPLVVYLPNYPYVSYSNWSTFQPSYEISERDDTIRNGYDVVTMGNSTRDGNWTTCVGCAILSRSFERTNTQVPDACTQCFQKYCWDGTTNSTNPADYEPVTLLEDSAGSALSPAVITTIVATSAALFTLL, from the exons ATGAAACCCACAACAGCTGCAATTGCTTTAGCCGGGTTGCTGTCTG GCGTGACAGCGGCCCCAGGCCCTCATGGAGAAAGGATTGAGAGGATTGATAGAACTGTGTTGGAACGTGCATTGCCAAATGCTCCCGATGGATATGTACCGTCCAACGTCAGTTGTCCTGCGAATCGCCCGACGGTGCGTAGCGCATCATCCGGGCTCTCGAGCAATGAGACCTCGTGGTTGAAAACCCGACGGGAGAAGACTCAATCTGCCATGAAAGATTTCTTCAACCATGTCACGATTAAGGACTTTGATGCTGTCCAATATCTCGACAACCACTCGAGTAACACGTCCAATCTTCCCAATATTGGTATTGCGGTGTCTGGTGGAGGTTATCGCGCCCTGATGAACGGTGCCGGAGCGATCAAAGCGTTTGATAGCCGAACGGAGAACTCGACGGCGACGGGACAGTTGGGTGGTCTGCTACAGTCGGCGACGTATCTGGCTGGTCtgagtggtggtggatggctgGTGGGGTCGATCTATATCAACAATTTCACCACCATTTCAGCACTGCAGACCCATGAGGATGGTGCTGTCTGGCAGTTTCAAAACTCGATTTTTGAGGGCCCTGACGGCGATAGCATTCAGATTCTGGATTCTGCGACTTACTACAAGCACGTTTACGATGCAGTGcaagacaagaaggatgCGGGATACGAAACCTCTATCACTGATTATTG GGGTCGCGCTCTCTCTTATCAATTAATCAATGCTACCGACGGCGGTCCGAGCTATACTTGGTCGTCCATTGCCCTAACCGATACATTTAAGCAGGCAGATATGCCGATGCCTCTCCTCGTTGCCGACGGTCGGTATCCCGATGAGCTCGTGGTCAGCAGCAACGCTACTGTCTATGAGTTTAACCCTTGGGAGTTTGGTACTTTTGATCCAACAGTCTACGGGTTTGTGCCTCTAGAATACGTAGGCTCTAAATTCGACGGTGGTTCTATCCCCGACAACGAGACCTGTGTACGCGGATTCGACAACGCCGGTTTTGTTATGGGTACTTCGTCAAGTTTGTTCAACCAGTTCTTCCTGCAGGTTAACTCAACTTCGCTTCCTGATTTCCTGAAGACGGCATTCTCGGACATCTTGGCAAagattggtgaagaagatgaggacatTGCTGTCTATGCACCCAACCCGTTCTACAATTGGGCCCCCGAGAGCTCACCAGCAGCCCATCAACAGGAACTCGATATGGTGGACGGTGGCGAGGATCTTCAGAACattcctctgcatcctttAATTCAGCCAGAGCGTCACGTAGATGTTATCTTTGCTGTTGACTCCTCCGCCGACACGACTTATTCTTGGCCCAACGGCACAGCTCTCGTTGCCACTTACGAGCGCAGCCTGAACTCCACCGGCATCGCTAACGGAACCTCATTCCCCGCGATCCCTGACCAGAATACCTTTGTTAACAATGGCTTGAATACGCGGCCAACGTTCTTCGGATGTAACAGTACGAACACCACAGGCCCTACGCCTTTGGTTGTCTACCTTCCGAACTATCCATACGTGTCTTACTCGAACTGGTCAACCTTCCAGCCAAGCTATGAGATCTCCGAAAGAGACGACACCATCCGCAACGGATATGATGTGGTGACGATGGGTAACAGCACTCGTGATGGTAACTGGACGACCTGCGTCGGTTGTGCTATTCTGAGTCGGTCTTTCGAGCGCACGAACACCCAGGTTCCGGATGCCTGCACCCAGTGCTTCCAGAAGTACTGCTGGGATGGCACTACGAACTCCACCAACCCTGCCGACTATGAGCCTGTCACCCTGTTGGAGGATAGTGCTGGTTCCGCTCTCTCCCCGGCTgtcatcaccaccatcgtAGCGACCAGTGCTGCTCTTTTCACCTTGCTGTGA